In Pseudomonas lalkuanensis, the following are encoded in one genomic region:
- a CDS encoding NnrS family protein, whose translation MQLLDASRDLAIRPIWRLGFRPFFLFGTAFALVAVLIWLAALDGHAAWQPAGGWLAWHRHEMVFGFGGAIIAGFLLTAVQNWTGNPGLRGRSLALLATFWLTARVAWLMGAPLAMVIPLELAFLPAVAFVMGRSLWRVRQRGNYPVVVVLSLLAAADALVLWGLAVGGDAVQRQGVLAALWLVAALMGLIGGRVIPFFTQRGLGRAQQVKAWPWLDWGILAGGVLLAASFATGLGLQPKSWLAGLCLLLGLGNLLRLTRWYDAGIWQVTLLWPLHLAFAWLAVAPLGLAAWHLGFLANPSLAQHALGVGAMGGLILAMIARVSLGHSGRPLEPPRAMRGAFVLINLGAAARVLLLPIAGNTALWLAAICWAAAFALFLRHYAVLLCTPRVDGRPG comes from the coding sequence GTGCAATTGCTTGATGCTTCTCGCGACCTGGCCATCCGGCCGATCTGGCGCCTGGGCTTCAGGCCCTTCTTTCTCTTCGGTACGGCCTTCGCTCTGGTGGCGGTGCTGATCTGGCTGGCTGCCCTTGATGGTCATGCCGCCTGGCAACCGGCCGGCGGCTGGCTGGCCTGGCATCGTCACGAAATGGTGTTTGGCTTCGGCGGCGCCATCATTGCCGGCTTCCTCCTGACCGCCGTGCAGAACTGGACCGGCAACCCCGGCCTGCGCGGGCGATCCCTGGCGCTGCTGGCGACGTTCTGGCTGACCGCGCGAGTGGCCTGGTTGATGGGGGCGCCTCTGGCGATGGTCATACCTCTTGAGCTGGCCTTCCTGCCAGCCGTCGCTTTCGTGATGGGGCGCAGCCTCTGGCGTGTGCGCCAGCGTGGCAACTACCCGGTAGTGGTGGTGCTGAGCTTGCTGGCTGCGGCCGATGCCCTGGTGCTCTGGGGGCTGGCCGTTGGCGGCGACGCAGTGCAGCGTCAGGGCGTGCTGGCTGCGCTATGGCTGGTCGCTGCGCTGATGGGGCTGATTGGGGGGCGGGTGATTCCGTTCTTCACCCAGCGTGGGCTTGGGCGTGCTCAGCAGGTGAAGGCCTGGCCCTGGCTGGACTGGGGCATTCTGGCGGGCGGCGTGCTGCTGGCGGCGAGCTTCGCCACGGGCTTGGGGTTGCAGCCCAAATCCTGGCTGGCGGGTCTTTGCCTGCTGCTTGGCTTGGGCAATCTGCTGCGCCTGACGCGCTGGTATGACGCTGGCATCTGGCAGGTAACGCTGCTCTGGCCGCTGCACCTGGCATTCGCCTGGTTGGCTGTGGCGCCGCTCGGGCTTGCGGCCTGGCACCTGGGCTTCCTGGCCAATCCGAGTCTGGCCCAGCACGCCTTGGGCGTCGGCGCCATGGGCGGGTTGATCCTGGCGATGATCGCCCGCGTGAGCCTGGGGCACAGCGGTCGTCCGCTGGAACCGCCCCGTGCGATGAGGGGGGCGTTCGTGCTGATCAACCTGGGCGCCGCCGCGCGCGTGCTGCTACTACCGATTGCAGGAAACACTGCGCTCTGGCTGGCCGCCATTTGCTGGGCCGCCGCGTTTGCGCTGTTCCTGCGACATTACGCCGTGCTGCTCTGCACCCCGAGGGTGGATGGCAGACCGGGTTGA
- the queD gene encoding 6-carboxytetrahydropterin synthase QueD, with translation MEIFKEFIFEAAHRLPHVPAGHKCGRLHGHSFRVAIYIEGEPDPYTGWIRDFSELKAIFKPLYEQLDHNYLNEIPGLENPTSEVLAKWIWQQLKPLLPELSRIRIHETCTSGCEYRGD, from the coding sequence GTGGAAATCTTCAAAGAATTCATCTTCGAAGCCGCGCACCGGCTCCCTCACGTGCCTGCCGGCCACAAGTGCGGCCGCCTGCACGGCCACTCCTTCCGCGTGGCCATCTATATCGAGGGCGAGCCAGATCCCTACACTGGTTGGATCCGCGACTTCTCCGAGCTCAAGGCCATCTTCAAGCCGCTCTACGAGCAGCTCGACCACAACTACCTCAATGAGATCCCCGGTCTGGAGAACCCCACCAGCGAAGTCCTCGCCAAATGGATCTGGCAGCAGCTCAAGCCCCTGCTCCCGGAGCTCTCCCGCATCCGCATCCACGAGACCTGCACCAGTGGCTGCGAATACCGCGGCGACTGA
- a CDS encoding transmembrane sensor/regulator PpyR: MTSLFGCPQRLLQLSHLFLWTGLFQLLLGIAGGYYLDAHLGLLSLIGAHGLVILGPTLIKLGYVMRLTALCQIRKEERELACAIA; the protein is encoded by the coding sequence ATGACCAGTCTGTTCGGATGCCCCCAGCGTTTGCTGCAACTGTCTCACCTGTTCCTCTGGACCGGTCTGTTCCAGCTCCTGCTGGGAATTGCCGGCGGCTACTACCTCGATGCCCACCTGGGACTGCTCTCACTGATTGGTGCCCACGGCCTGGTCATCCTGGGTCCGACCCTGATCAAGCTGGGCTATGTGATGCGCCTGACCGCCCTGTGCCAGATACGCAAGGAAGAAAGGGAGCTGGCCTGTGCAATTGCTTGA
- the hmpA gene encoding NO-inducible flavohemoprotein, with amino-acid sequence MLTSQQRAIVKSTVPLLETGGEALTRHFYKIMLGEYSEVRPLFNQAHQASGDQPRALANGVLMYARHIDQLEALGPLVGKIINKHVALQVLPEHYPIVGACLLRAIREVLGAEVATDEVIEAWAAAYQQLADLLIGAEEEIYAASASAKGGWRGARWFRLVRKDVESAEITSFYFAPEDGGELMDFTPGQYIGLRLNLDGEEVRRNYSLSALGNGREYRISVKREQGGRVSNYLHDEFHVGDRIELFAPAGDFVLRPGSKPLVLITAGVGITPALAMLEAAQDSGRPIHFIHCARNGAVHAFRDWIDEKVAAIPHLSRFFCYSEPHAGDQPDAEGLLSREQLAQWLPTERDLDAYFLGPKGFMSQVKKHLRELGVPERQCHYEFFGPAGALEA; translated from the coding sequence ATGCTCACTAGCCAACAACGTGCCATCGTCAAATCCACCGTCCCCCTGCTGGAGACCGGGGGCGAAGCACTGACCCGTCACTTCTACAAGATCATGCTGGGTGAATACTCCGAAGTCCGCCCGCTGTTCAACCAGGCTCACCAGGCCAGCGGCGATCAACCGCGAGCCTTGGCAAACGGTGTACTCATGTATGCCCGCCACATCGATCAGCTCGAGGCTCTCGGCCCGCTGGTTGGCAAGATCATCAACAAGCACGTTGCGCTGCAGGTGCTGCCGGAGCATTACCCGATCGTCGGTGCCTGCCTGCTGCGGGCCATCCGCGAAGTGCTGGGCGCCGAAGTCGCCACCGATGAAGTCATCGAAGCCTGGGCCGCCGCCTACCAGCAACTGGCCGACCTGTTGATTGGCGCTGAAGAGGAAATCTACGCCGCCAGCGCGTCTGCCAAGGGGGGCTGGCGTGGTGCCCGCTGGTTCCGTCTGGTGCGCAAGGACGTGGAAAGCGCGGAAATCACCTCCTTCTACTTCGCTCCGGAAGATGGCGGCGAGCTCATGGACTTCACGCCGGGACAGTACATCGGCCTGCGCCTCAACCTCGACGGCGAGGAAGTGCGTCGCAACTACTCCCTGTCGGCACTCGGCAATGGCCGCGAGTACCGCATCAGCGTCAAGCGTGAGCAGGGCGGTCGCGTATCCAACTACCTGCACGACGAGTTCCACGTAGGCGATCGCATCGAACTCTTCGCTCCGGCCGGTGACTTCGTCCTGCGCCCTGGCAGCAAGCCCCTGGTGCTGATTACTGCCGGCGTCGGCATCACTCCGGCGCTGGCCATGCTGGAAGCTGCTCAGGACAGCGGCCGGCCGATCCACTTTATCCATTGCGCGCGCAATGGTGCGGTCCACGCCTTCCGCGACTGGATCGACGAGAAAGTTGCCGCCATTCCGCACCTGAGCCGCTTCTTCTGCTACAGCGAACCGCATGCGGGCGACCAGCCCGACGCCGAAGGTCTGCTGAGTCGCGAGCAGCTGGCCCAGTGGCTGCCCACCGAGCGCGACCTGGATGCCTACTTCCTCGGGCCGAAAGGCTTCATGTCCCAGGTGAAGAAACACCTGCGAGAGTTGGGCGTGCCCGAGCGCCAGTGCCACTACGAGTTCTTTGGACCGGCCGGCGCCCTGGAGGCCTGA
- the norR gene encoding nitric oxide reductase transcriptional regulator NorR produces the protein MTTQPFLQTLIPLVSDLSRELPERERYRRLLEALRGLLPCDATALLRLDGDQLVPMAVDGLSQDTLGRRFKVSDHPRLKALMEKRGVTRFAADCGLPDPYDGLVEGHQEQLEVHDCMGCPLYLDDRPWGVLTLDAMDPARFDGQDLDVLEGFASLAAATVKAAERMETLTRRAQDEQQLAEVYRQAAGQVRPQEMIGQSATHKALVEEINLVGGSDLTVLISGETGVGKELVAQSIHARSLRSRHPLISLNCAALPDTLVESELFGHVRGAFSGAMNDRKGKFELADEGTLFLDEVGELPLAIQAKLLRVLQSGQLQRVGSDREHRVNVRVIAATNRDLAEEVRAGRFRADLYHRLSVYPLRVPPLRERGRDVLLLTGFFLEENRARLGLRSLRLSQDAQAALLGYDWPGNVRELEHLIGRAALKALAASPERPRILTLTAHDLALPSSRPNPAAELVDVPTIDAVGDLREAVDRYQRQLITVSLERQQQNWAAAARELGLDRANLLRLAKRLGIK, from the coding sequence ATGACAACTCAGCCCTTCCTGCAGACACTGATTCCCCTGGTCAGCGATCTGTCCCGCGAGCTCCCTGAACGCGAACGCTACCGCCGGCTGCTGGAGGCCCTGCGTGGACTGCTGCCATGCGACGCGACCGCCCTGCTCCGACTGGATGGCGACCAGTTGGTGCCCATGGCGGTGGATGGCCTCAGCCAGGACACGCTCGGGCGGCGCTTCAAGGTTTCTGACCATCCACGGCTGAAGGCCCTGATGGAGAAACGCGGCGTCACCCGCTTCGCTGCTGACTGTGGTCTGCCAGACCCCTATGACGGACTGGTCGAAGGGCATCAGGAGCAGCTGGAAGTGCACGATTGCATGGGCTGCCCCCTCTATCTGGATGACCGCCCCTGGGGTGTGTTGACGCTGGACGCCATGGACCCAGCGCGGTTCGATGGACAGGACCTGGACGTACTCGAAGGTTTCGCCAGCCTCGCTGCCGCAACGGTGAAAGCTGCCGAGCGCATGGAAACCCTTACCCGTCGCGCCCAGGACGAACAGCAGTTGGCAGAGGTCTATCGCCAGGCCGCCGGGCAGGTACGTCCACAGGAGATGATCGGACAAAGCGCCACACACAAGGCACTGGTGGAAGAGATCAACTTGGTAGGCGGAAGTGACCTCACGGTGCTGATCAGTGGCGAAACCGGCGTCGGCAAGGAGCTGGTTGCCCAGTCCATCCATGCCCGGTCGCTGCGCTCCCGGCACCCACTGATCAGCCTCAACTGCGCCGCCCTTCCCGATACCCTGGTGGAAAGCGAGCTGTTTGGTCATGTGCGTGGTGCCTTCTCCGGCGCGATGAACGATCGCAAGGGCAAGTTCGAGCTGGCCGATGAAGGCACGTTGTTCCTCGATGAAGTGGGCGAGCTGCCACTGGCGATCCAGGCCAAGCTGCTGCGGGTGCTGCAGAGCGGGCAACTGCAGCGGGTGGGTTCGGACCGGGAGCATCGAGTGAACGTACGCGTAATCGCCGCCACCAACCGGGACCTGGCGGAGGAAGTGCGTGCCGGCCGCTTCCGCGCCGATCTCTATCACCGGCTCAGCGTCTATCCCCTGCGCGTCCCGCCCCTCCGGGAACGAGGCCGCGATGTGCTGCTGCTGACAGGCTTCTTCCTCGAAGAGAATCGCGCCAGGCTCGGCCTACGCAGCCTGCGCCTCAGTCAGGACGCCCAGGCAGCCCTGCTCGGTTACGATTGGCCTGGCAACGTACGGGAGCTGGAACACCTGATCGGCCGCGCCGCGCTGAAGGCCCTGGCAGCCAGCCCTGAGCGCCCACGCATCCTAACCCTGACCGCCCATGATCTGGCCCTGCCCAGCAGCCGACCGAATCCTGCCGCCGAGTTGGTCGATGTGCCAACCATTGATGCGGTTGGCGACCTGCGCGAAGCCGTGGATCGCTATCAGCGCCAACTCATTACCGTGAGCCTGGAGCGCCAACAACAGAACTGGGCGGCAGCAGCCCGTGAACTGGGCCTGGACCGCGCCAACCTGCTGCGCCTGGCCAAACGACTGGGAATCAAGTGA